The window TCCGAAGGCGGAAGCTATGAAAATCTCAAACGATCCGCTGAAAGATTCCCATAATAATAATTGCCATTAAAACGAATTTTAAGATTTCAGCAGCTGTTTATAGTGGTTGATTGCTTTTTGTTTAAGTTCACTCGTAGACCATTCCTCCCATTTTCCGGTGTAGGGATCATAGCCACATTTTAAAGGTTTAGATACATCCAGTAAATTTTTATCATAATCAGTTCTTTCGGTATAAGCTCTGCAATCTGTGCATATATAACGAAATTCACAATCTTTACAAACTGTGACATCGTCTTTTGTGATATCCCGGTACTGATCAAATTTCTGATGTTTAATCGCTTCACTTAATGTCATGTTCTTAATATTGCCAAAGCTTTCGGGCATGGCAGGACAGTTTTTGATGTTACCCTTGAGATCTACCGCTATTTTCCTGTTAAGACAAGAATTATGATTCATGGATTCTAAAACTTTAGGAAGATTGGTTTGGAAATGATCAGAAGAAATGCCTCCGCAAAAACTGAAATTCGTATATTTTTTTTGAGAAAATACTACATTGCAGTATTTCTTTCTGGACCCCATTGTCATGTTGGGGGGAGCATTAAACAAAAATAAAGAAGTTAATCGTTCAAATTTTGTACTTAATTCTGATATAGCTT of the Chryseobacterium aureum genome contains:
- the gwsS gene encoding grasp-with-spasm system SPASM domain peptide maturase, with the translated sequence MKHEYFRVYTNCIVTKGYTKSVISDIQRNNSEFIPNSLADIIDRLNQKESLASIYNDYGEESQSVLDEYFDFLIQKEYGFYCNSEEFDMFINLDLRYQNPDLISNIIIEIKRNELPALKGVVSQAEKLGCKFVALVCYESLDADDFEMIRLMFDDTIISSVEIIAQYSESISAKAISELSTKFERLTSLFLFNAPPNMTMGSRKKYCNVVFSQKKYTNFSFCGGISSDHFQTNLPKVLESMNHNSCLNRKIAVDLKGNIKNCPAMPESFGNIKNMTLSEAIKHQKFDQYRDITKDDVTVCKDCEFRYICTDCRAYTERTDYDKNLLDVSKPLKCGYDPYTGKWEEWSTSELKQKAINHYKQLLKS